A window of Halogeometricum sp. S1BR25-6 genomic DNA:
TCTCGCTTCGGCTCCACCGCTGCTCGAACTCCCCGTGGGGGAAACTCGGCGGAGGGGCGAGGACGTCGACGTCCCAGCCCATCCGCTGGAGGTTCGTGGTCATGTCCCGCATCCGCGAGGCGTGGCCGCTCGTGTCCGGCGGGAACTGCTGAGAGACGACGACGATGCGGTCGCGCGAATCAGCCATCGTCGAGTGTCTCCGTTCCGCGCCCGCCGACGCGGCTCTGTGTGAAACTGCCGCGCACGAAGCGCGACGGAGGCCTCCCCGCGTCTCGGGAGAGTCTTCTGTTCATGGATGGAGTATGCGATATGATTCGGGTTTGTTAATTCGCTCCTACTATGCATTTTTCCCGAATGTTCGCGTAGTAGGTAGCCGTTAGTCGGCCTTCGGGTGGTGTCGAGACGCTCGCTCGGTATCCGGAGGTACGACCGTTACGGACCCGGTTCTTCTGTTTTACGAGTCGTTCAGTTCGGGTTTACACTAATTAACTAACTGGCTAAAATCACAACTGACGGGAAACATGAACGAGAGAGTGCGAGTCGGTCGCGTGTCGAAATCACCTCCGTGTCGCCTCTACGCGGGTGCAGACGGCTCGCGGGCGTCGAGCGGCCGGGACCGGAGCGTCCGCGGTCGGTGGCGCGGGGACGGTCGCCGGGGCGAAACCGACAGACAGAATAGAGTGTCCGGGTAGATGCCGAACATCATCGACCGGCTGCGAAACGCGTTCGTCCGGCTCAAGCAGGTACTCACGCCCGGCGGGACGCTCAAAGAACGGGCCATCACCGGTGGAATCTGGGCGACCGCGCTCAACGTCTCAGGGAGGGTCTTCCAGCTCCTGACAGCGATTCTGCTCGCCCGGCTTCTCACGCCGGAAGCGTTCGGTATCGTCGCCATCGGGATGTTGGTCATCATCGGTCTCGAACGCTTCTCGAAACTCGGCCTCGACGAGGCGCTCATCTACAACCAGGAGTCGAACGTCGACCCGTACCTCGACACCGCCTGGATAATGAACGCGGTTCGGGGCGCCGTCCTCGCGGGGCTGCTCTACCTCAGCGCCCCCTTCATCGGCCGCTTCTACAGCGAATCGGTCGTCGTGGATATCCTCCCGGTGATGGCGCTCGGACCGCTCGTCCTCGGGCTTCGGAACCCGGCGATACTCTACTTCCGGAAGGACCTGGTCTTCCACAAGGAGTTCGTGTACGACGTGGGCGGGGAGGCGGCGTACTTCATCGCCGCGTTCGCGTACGCCCTCTGGAGTCCGACGGCGTGGGCGCTCGTCTTCGGCTACCTCGCTCGGAACGTCATTCGGACGCTCTTGTCCTACGTCCTCCACGGCTACCGGCCGGGGCCGCGCTTCGACGTCGAACGCGCCCGCGAGATGTTCGACTACGGGAAGTGGATCACGGGCGCGAGCATCACCAACTACATCCGGAACGAGGGGGACGACCACTTCGTCGGCTGGCTCCTCGCAGCGAGTTCGCTCGGGTTCTACCAGATGGCCTACCGGCTCTCCAACGCGCCCGCGACGGAGGTGACGCACGTCATCTCGACGGTCTCCTTCCCGGCCTACTCGGAGATACAGGGCGACTTAGACCGGCTCAGACCGGCGTTCTACAAGACGGTGCGCATCTCCTCGTTCCTGGCCGCGCCGATGGCCATCGGTATCGCCATGGTCGCGCCGACGTTCGTCGAAGCCGTCCTCGGCGAGCAGTGGATGCCGATGGTCGTTCCGATGCAGATTCTCGCCGTCTACGGGATGATACGCGGGTTCGTCTCCGCGTACGGGTCGGTCTGGCAGGCGACCGGCCACCCCGACTACCTGGTGAAGCTCCAACTCGTCGCCATCGTCTTCATGGCGATTCCCATCTACCCGGCGACGGTGGCGTACGGTCTCACCGGTACCGCGTTCGTCATCACCGCGGTCTACGCGGTGATCATGTTCCCCCTCGACACCTACCTGGCGGCGAAGTCCGTCGAGGCCGACTTCAAACGGCTGCTGCTGGAGTTCGTCTACCCCCTGCCCGCGGCGGCGTTCATGGGTGCCACCGTCTACTGGACCCGACAGGTCGTGACGTCGGTTCCGGCGTTCGTCGAACTGATCGTCCTCGTCCTCGTCGGCGTGATAACGTACACCGTGGCCGTCGTGGCGCTCGACTCGCGCATCAACTGGAACATCCTCCACGACATCAAAGACATCCGCGACATGATCTGAAAACCCCCTTCCGGCACAAATTCATGACAGTCGAAATATTAAACACCGATCGATACGAACGTCCGCACGAACGAAGACCGACAACGAGACACAATGCACGAGAACACCACGTCTGAGGGGAACGAGGCCGAGCGAGTCGCGCCCGACGGTTCGGGAAGCTACCGCGCGTCGACACCGCAGCGACAGCAGTGGTCCGACGGCGGGGAGCGGTTCCGCATCTTCGCCGTCGCGCAGGCGGCGATGATGATACTGCTCGGGGTGGCCCTGTTCGCCTTGGAGATGTGGACGCCGGAGTTCTACTTCGTCGTCTCCTTCCTCGGTCTCCTCGTCGTCCGGACCCTCCTCGCGCCAACCGACCGTATCCCGGTTTGGTGGAGCCGCCTCAACTGGGTCGTACGCGCCGGGTTCGTCGTCTTCGGGTATCTGGTTCTCCGACAGCTTCCCGTGCTGCTGCCCTGACCGCGGCGTCGTTCTCACCGCTATCGTCCCCTCTCGTTTTCACTGCAGCTTCTCGGGTTCTCGAACGGTCCTCGACCGTCAAGCGACCGTCGTCGACGGTCACGAGTGACGAACGTCGGGTGGACCCTCGGGCAGTCCAACATCCGATGTGGATACCCGTTCGTGCGAAGTGAACGGGACGTAACCGTCGGCT
This region includes:
- a CDS encoding lipopolysaccharide biosynthesis protein — protein: MPNIIDRLRNAFVRLKQVLTPGGTLKERAITGGIWATALNVSGRVFQLLTAILLARLLTPEAFGIVAIGMLVIIGLERFSKLGLDEALIYNQESNVDPYLDTAWIMNAVRGAVLAGLLYLSAPFIGRFYSESVVVDILPVMALGPLVLGLRNPAILYFRKDLVFHKEFVYDVGGEAAYFIAAFAYALWSPTAWALVFGYLARNVIRTLLSYVLHGYRPGPRFDVERAREMFDYGKWITGASITNYIRNEGDDHFVGWLLAASSLGFYQMAYRLSNAPATEVTHVISTVSFPAYSEIQGDLDRLRPAFYKTVRISSFLAAPMAIGIAMVAPTFVEAVLGEQWMPMVVPMQILAVYGMIRGFVSAYGSVWQATGHPDYLVKLQLVAIVFMAIPIYPATVAYGLTGTAFVITAVYAVIMFPLDTYLAAKSVEADFKRLLLEFVYPLPAAAFMGATVYWTRQVVTSVPAFVELIVLVLVGVITYTVAVVALDSRINWNILHDIKDIRDMI